The sequence AAGCTCTGCGCTGGAAGCATTGGCGATTCGTTCACTATCAAGAAGAGTGTTTTCCTGGGGAAGACGTCGGAGAGCTCTATAACCTGCTCAACGATCCTCAGGAGACCCGCAATCTCTACAAGGACCCATCCTATCGCAACGTGGTCGAAGACTGTCGCCGCCAGTTGCTAGAGTGGTTGATACGTACTCGGCGTACCGTCACGACGCAGTGTTCCCTTAGCGATGAAGTCCACCTTGCAACTCCTGGTCACCGTAGCTGCATCTATCCGCTGGGTGGGGATGGAACCGCTCCTAATGCGGCTCAGGCTTACAATCGATCCGACATTCACGAAATGTATCGCTAACGGAATGGCCAACAGTTCGATAAATAGGGAGAATGGTTTTCAAGCACGGGACCTTCCGCCCAAGGTTGAATCTGATTTTTGCCGTCGTTTGAGATACATTGGGAGAATTCTTGAAGATTCGAACTATTTCGTGTGGTGCTGTTCACCGATTTATGGCCCGGGAGGCTCCGTCCATGTCTACTATTCCCGCTGGCCCCGAGCTACGGGGTTCGGGGGATGGTTAACTCACTCTGAAATTGCACACGCTGTAGCGGAAGACATTGCAGGTCCTTATGTGTTCACCGATATTGCTCTTGCCGGGCGCGGTCTCGAATTTTGGGATGCCTGTACGGTTCATAATCCGACCATTCATCGTGTTGCCGATCAATATGCCCTTTTCTACATGGCCAATAGATTTGAGCCCTGTGCCGACCGCGAGCAAGCAATTCGGTCCAAGCGGATAGGCGTCGCATTGAGCAATTCCTTGTATGGACCGTGGAAGCGTATGGATTTTCCGTTGATTGATGCTGGCTCGCCTGACTCTTGGGACGAAATTCTCGTTAGTAACCCCTCATTCGTCGAAGACCGAAACGGATCATTCAAACTCTACTACAAAGGCGTTGACCGGATTTCATGGGAAAAATCTCACGGCAACCGGAAATATGGCGTAGCCACCGCTGGCAAATTAGAGGGTCCTTACACAAAATACGCAGCGAATCCGATCATCGACCTATCCGTCTATGGGGAGTCCTACGAATGTGAAGATGCTTTTATTTGGCAAGATGTTGAGGGCTATCATGCCATCATGCGCGACATGGGCCTATTTGGTGACCGGTATGGTATTTATATGAGATCCCATGACGGGATAGCTTGGGGGGATCCTCAGGTAGGATACCGTCCTTCCACATCCTACACACGAGAACCTCCCAACGGATTGTCGAGAGAAGGACGATTCGAACGTCCTCAGATTCTCTTTAGAGACAGCAAACCAACCCATCTTTTCGTCGCTTTTCGCGGGGGCGAAAGCCTCGGTTCGACTGCAGCGGTGCTGGAGATTCGAAACTCTGATTCTGACGAATAATGTATCTTTATGATATCTCTGAGAAAATTGATAAAAAGTGGCAATCTCTTCCTCTATAGCCCCTTTATCGAAAGATCTGGATTTATCAAAGCTTCTCGTCCCACTCGGCTTCTTTGAAGCCGACGAGGGCGACGCCGTCGCCGAGGAGGAAGGGGCGTTTGACGAGGTTGCCGTTTTCCTGGAGGAGGGCGAAGGCTTCGTCTTCGCTGAGAGAGGAAAGCTTATCTTTGAGGCCGGCGTCGCGGTAATCCTGACTCGAAGTGTTGAAAAGACGGGTCATCTTGCCGTCGTAGGCCTTGAGCATGGTCGCCAGTTCCGACGGGCTGGGCGGGGTTTCGCGGATCGCGAGTTCTTCGAACTCGACTCCCTTGGATTCAAGGAATTTCCGGGCGTTGCGGCAGGTGCTGCAATTTTTGTAGGCGTAGAATTTGAGCATGGAGGGGGGGGAGGTTTGGACGTTGGGAGGTTTAGAGGTTGGGAGGTTGGGAAGAGGTTGGCAGGTTCAGAGGTTTAGAGGTTGGGAAGTTTTTTGTTTGGACACTAGTAGACTGGTAGGTTGCTGTGTTCCTGCAACCCTTTCGTGAGAGTGGGGGATTGGTTTCTTCTGGATCCGGCCGTCATCGGCGAAGCGCCGATGCTACCGATCTGCCCGTTGATCGAGCCTTACTTGGCCGTGAGAACTACGTCGTCGAAGAGGATTGCGCCTTCTCCGTCGTCGTCGTCAATCACGGTGATGCGGAGTTTCAGGTCGTCGCTGTCTTTCACCGCTTTGTAAGTGATCTT is a genomic window of Puniceicoccus vermicola containing:
- a CDS encoding glycoside hydrolase family protein, with protein sequence MFTDIALAGRGLEFWDACTVHNPTIHRVADQYALFYMANRFEPCADREQAIRSKRIGVALSNSLYGPWKRMDFPLIDAGSPDSWDEILVSNPSFVEDRNGSFKLYYKGVDRISWEKSHGNRKYGVATAGKLEGPYTKYAANPIIDLSVYGESYECEDAFIWQDVEGYHAIMRDMGLFGDRYGIYMRSHDGIAWGDPQVGYRPSTSYTREPPNGLSREGRFERPQILFRDSKPTHLFVAFRGGESLGSTAAVLEIRNSDSDE
- a CDS encoding Spx/MgsR family RNA polymerase-binding regulatory protein, producing MLKFYAYKNCSTCRNARKFLESKGVEFEELAIRETPPSPSELATMLKAYDGKMTRLFNTSSQDYRDAGLKDKLSSLSEDEAFALLQENGNLVKRPFLLGDGVALVGFKEAEWDEKL